A genomic stretch from Deinococcus sp. LM3 includes:
- a CDS encoding metallophosphatase domain-containing protein: MKIVCISDTHSQQGELFTTGRRLKLPEGDLLIHASDLTSQGRPAECAAALSWLGTLAQRFTHGAVVIAGNHDFLAERDPEAFVALVPRNVTYLNDSGAEIGGLRFWGSPITPWFHDWAFNRRPGSDLAAHWAKIPASVDVLVTHGPVQGIHDRVPASRFGPAAHVGCPQLREVVERVRPRLFVCGHIHEGYGTDALSLPGTTFVNASILDGQYRPANQPVSVTLS; the protein is encoded by the coding sequence ATGAAGATCGTCTGTATCAGCGACACCCACAGCCAGCAGGGCGAACTGTTCACCACCGGCCGTCGCCTCAAGCTCCCCGAGGGTGACCTGCTGATCCATGCCAGCGACCTGACCAGCCAGGGTCGCCCCGCCGAGTGTGCCGCCGCGCTGAGCTGGCTGGGCACACTGGCGCAGCGCTTCACGCACGGCGCGGTCGTGATTGCCGGGAACCACGATTTCCTGGCCGAGCGGGATCCGGAAGCGTTCGTGGCCCTCGTGCCCCGGAACGTCACCTACCTGAACGACTCGGGGGCCGAGATCGGCGGTCTGCGTTTCTGGGGTTCACCCATCACACCCTGGTTCCATGACTGGGCCTTCAACCGCCGCCCCGGGAGTGACCTCGCCGCCCACTGGGCAAAGATTCCAGCGTCGGTTGACGTGCTGGTCACCCACGGTCCGGTGCAAGGCATTCATGACCGCGTTCCCGCCAGCCGTTTCGGTCCCGCCGCGCACGTCGGCTGCCCTCAACTCCGGGAGGTGGTGGAGCGCGTCAGGCCGCGCCTGTTCGTCTGCGGTCACATTCATGAGGGTTACGGGACCGACGCGCTGAGCCTGCCGGGCACGACGTTCGTCAATGCCTCTATCCTCGACGGGCAGTATCGGCCCGCGAACCAGCCCGTCAGCGTGACCCTCTCCTGA
- a CDS encoding thiol-activated cytolysin family protein, with product MNKRPALLALSVTLGLALSACNSSQAPAAPSVSKPQYLVPCEPYLMQSASQTVRAQSCGEPEPEPDPQPAAAPITLRSWDSLVEKAQRLNLSLAEAASPYSEAAVAYRAQQALQQSPLQAQGTYPVGASNPQDFVDRLFLGSPSVWAVTPPPDPIINPSDPCSPTIQTFTGANDPAISSLEEIPSTIWPGALYQGGKLSGGVGAMVSIPLSTDKRKPLTLESDTAFMQRTGITPDSGSVYTAIGELMRDTQTAWGGTDPSTVYFKVEEASSLRELSTKTKLNFSGFGTTAQATLDTSHNANESSVYVVFYQTLFNVAVTENGRPVNTLFNSTLSAADLEGLGMRNEVSTDNLPTFIKSVSYGRALVARYRSSKDVNELKAALNMKFQDGKPVNGSVDMSAHYKRIIDNSSVEVHAIGGPYSIQREAMKGEGWKTYFEKEELPLNTLKPISFALKRWDNNPVALSSTLKYVQRSCTGSPARIQFKVENRKGNTKIMLKRYGETNTTEIASVTDDGVVRVIDATPFLSRRGDEITIYSEIDKYGMFGTSRRDTKVTPIVDGQELGNMVSEEECGTCHSKNIGYLTVNSNNGLVERR from the coding sequence ATGAACAAGCGTCCCGCACTGCTCGCCCTGTCCGTCACCCTCGGTCTCGCCCTGTCTGCCTGCAATTCCAGCCAGGCGCCCGCCGCGCCTTCCGTCTCCAAACCCCAGTACCTCGTGCCCTGCGAACCGTACCTCATGCAGAGCGCCAGCCAGACCGTTCGGGCGCAAAGCTGCGGTGAGCCTGAACCCGAGCCTGATCCTCAGCCCGCAGCCGCGCCCATCACGCTGCGCTCCTGGGACAGCCTGGTGGAAAAAGCGCAGCGCCTGAACCTCAGCCTCGCCGAAGCCGCGAGTCCGTACAGCGAAGCGGCCGTGGCCTACCGGGCGCAGCAGGCCCTCCAGCAGTCGCCCCTGCAGGCTCAGGGAACATACCCGGTCGGCGCCAGCAATCCGCAGGACTTCGTGGATCGGCTGTTCCTGGGCTCTCCCTCCGTCTGGGCAGTGACGCCGCCCCCGGATCCCATCATCAACCCCAGCGATCCCTGCAGCCCGACGATCCAGACCTTCACGGGAGCCAACGATCCGGCCATCTCGTCCCTGGAAGAGATTCCCAGCACCATCTGGCCAGGCGCCCTCTACCAGGGGGGCAAGCTGTCCGGCGGTGTGGGAGCGATGGTGAGCATTCCGCTCTCCACGGATAAACGCAAACCCCTCACCCTCGAAAGCGACACGGCCTTCATGCAGCGGACCGGGATCACGCCGGATTCAGGCTCGGTGTACACCGCCATCGGTGAACTGATGCGGGATACGCAGACCGCCTGGGGTGGAACGGACCCGTCCACCGTGTACTTCAAGGTAGAGGAAGCGTCCAGCCTGCGCGAACTGAGCACGAAGACCAAACTGAACTTCAGCGGCTTCGGCACGACGGCGCAGGCAACCCTGGATACCAGCCACAACGCCAACGAGAGCAGCGTGTACGTCGTGTTCTACCAGACGCTCTTTAACGTCGCGGTGACAGAGAACGGCCGGCCCGTCAACACCCTCTTCAACTCGACGCTCTCGGCGGCGGACCTCGAGGGTCTGGGAATGCGCAACGAGGTCAGCACCGATAACCTGCCTACTTTCATCAAGAGCGTCTCCTACGGCCGCGCCCTGGTGGCCCGCTACAGATCAAGCAAGGACGTCAACGAGCTCAAGGCAGCGCTGAACATGAAGTTCCAGGATGGCAAGCCCGTGAACGGAAGCGTCGACATGAGCGCCCATTACAAGCGGATCATCGACAACAGCTCCGTGGAAGTCCACGCCATCGGCGGCCCCTACAGCATTCAGCGCGAGGCCATGAAGGGGGAGGGCTGGAAAACCTACTTCGAGAAAGAGGAGCTCCCCCTGAACACGCTCAAGCCCATCAGTTTCGCGCTGAAACGCTGGGACAACAATCCCGTCGCCTTGAGCAGTACCCTCAAATACGTGCAGCGCTCCTGCACCGGCTCACCTGCCCGCATTCAGTTCAAGGTTGAAAACCGCAAGGGCAACACCAAAATCATGCTCAAACGGTACGGCGAGACGAACACCACCGAAATCGCTTCCGTCACCGACGATGGTGTGGTGCGGGTCATTGACGCCACCCCGTTCCTCAGCCGACGGGGCGATGAGATCACCATCTACAGCGAGATCGACAAGTACGGCATGTTTGGCACCTCCCGGCGCGATACCAAGGTCACCCCGATTGTGGACGGACAGGAACTCGGAAACATGGTTTCTGAAGAGGAGTGCGGCACATGCCACTCGAAGAACATTGGCTATCTCACAGTCAACAGCAATAACGGACTGGTCGAGCGTCGGTAA